A genomic region of Dreissena polymorpha isolate Duluth1 chromosome 4, UMN_Dpol_1.0, whole genome shotgun sequence contains the following coding sequences:
- the LOC127880101 gene encoding uncharacterized protein LOC127880101, producing the protein MSVYSRFARLRKSEPRAFSRYQTMDQRLQTFEDRPSKRSVSKEDLASQGFIYDPCVISDTRENFSDTIFNCVRCVFCNAHISIWNMDKVDVRVRHRQLCPACPFVFDWNMNKEEIVRLSHRRFGRACPFEFEFLDYELCDRYLENEFEKQYERDNYGIVETESDQDVHSSDDIQKYSNKSVESLQTKDDQKYDEYDNYSDLDELLMAKIDKTCTRTRYKSYQKQTEKQRKKAENRLKKKRRTKIRNAKRDQKQTYYQDRIDDDNYIPQKGSNDQDVKKHDRKMCWVCRTNDAGDILEEQVFESYEQFYQKQKYYRGEIDDDNHIFQKGSNDQDAEIHDRKMCWVCRSRDIDDMIEDQFLQSYEQFLDDQYREETNFYSDEISGIDDEKQNQVERLWDEETEYIYFSDYEAFVQYMDEYERQHPCICIGSLGVFSITLRLKTFEYKQS; encoded by the coding sequence atgtctgtgtacagtcgttttgcgaggcttagaaaatctgaaccacgagccttcagtcgctatcaaactatggaccagagacttcaaacctttgaagacaggccatccaaacgcagcgtgtcaaaggaagacctggctagccaagggttcatctacgacccttgtgtcatctccgacacgagagagaatttctccgacactatttttaattgcgttagatgcgtgttttgcaatgcgcacatttccatttggaacatggacaaagtagatgtgagagttaggcatcgacagctgtgccccgcttgtccttttgtgttcgattggaacatgaacaaagaagaaatagtgagactcagtcatcgacggtttggtcgtgcttgtccttttgaatttgaatttcttgactatgagttatgcgataggtacttggaaaacgagtttgaaaagcaatatgaaagagataattatggaattgtggaaacagaaagcgatcaagatgttcattctagcgatgatatccaaaaatattcaaataaatcggtagaaagtcttcaaacaaaagatgaccaaaagtatgacgaatacgataattatagtgatttggatgagctgctaatggcgaaaattgacaagacttgtactcgtacccgctacaaatcttatcaaaaacaaactgaaaagcagcgtaaaaaggctgaaaacaggctgaaaaagaaacgaagaacaaaaatacgcaatgcaaaacgagatcaaaagcaaacatattaccaggacagaatcgacgatgataattacatacctcaaaaaggttccaatgatcaagatgtaaagaaacatgatagaaaaatgtgttgggtttgcagaactaatgatgctggcgatatactggaagaacaggttttcgaatcttacgaacagttttatcaaaagcaaaaatattaccggggcgaaatcgacgatgataatcacatatttcaaaagggttccaatgatcaagatgcagagatacatgatagaaaaatgtgttgggtttgcagaagccgtgatatcgatgatatgatagaagatcagtttttgcaatcttacgaacAGTTTTTGGACGACCAATATAGAGAAGAAACCAATTTTTATTCGGACGAAATCAGTGGCATCgatgatgaaaaacaaaatcaggttGAACGTCTATGGGATGAAGAGaccgagtatatttatttttctgactatgaggcattcgttcaatacatggatgaatatgagaggcaacatccatgtatttgtataggaagtttaggtgtattttcgataacgctacgactcaaaacatttgaatataagcaatcataa